Proteins encoded in a region of the Drosophila busckii strain San Diego stock center, stock number 13000-0081.31 chromosome 2L, ASM1175060v1, whole genome shotgun sequence genome:
- the LOC108598492 gene encoding zinc finger protein 236 isoform X2 has protein sequence MLEADIIIKEEIDIDDTEIKLELDVEESETDSQLSCAGSGMLKIIEERPNMITVPLNEHKSEDEINFIATLDQQKKVIHNLNIYTHTHTADCDNLPLMSLQLFGEIESETANETYKCDVCSFKSDNLMLLASHNINHFLNRHFCRYGCGYCGTTLEEMLDHEFRKHEGGRNKCRICAIDCQDSTGLAKHMNSHFFVRRFVCALCCEHFETRQSLVLHRQNNPLTCGRLQYLDMQDNVGQLVAASKMYGKLTPIPQGDVQIKEEPMDTDQPELEQPMLADIEIKAEPMEPIQEPQNNLPISLSQLRSKLRLPAIKKAVQPQDSTATVVPKQCNILRIKKFDNQQVTLKSNALKLLPNNCMLIKLPPNTKIVRLAPNVNNNNNNSQKPNLVMISANSNVPNAAPAPTAAATSTPSPPANKGLTTSMSKRVLNNLNLNRNACFNAIDLYESLPESRKIIEDIQNKIRSIEQTLPLPGSVLQKTTQNSEFKCNINKEDLPPKVLMLALNNKSHEKVNMLRNTFKSFRFHWECPKCGRCYEVFPSFYSHLQDKHGLSKEELQKTLVTVKSFKKQEFLSPSTATTVPAEETKPAAAVAAPPVTSTKAAETITANSATPAPAATSATVATLAAVPKPKASASADDTSTSTTNSTVQRAGEIRCEQCSKTYTTVGGLRIHMLIHTGELPHKCNYCEKRFRTPGQVRVHHRRHTGEKPFKCKICSLDFTHRETLISHLSRHIGMKRYKCYGCDKYFVVVSGLRAHRRLRPDTCGKVKFTARAHGPRVRVIKGEVVFEPQPEHNGYLRSEDPLNILSEIQSNDAESAEDEAAMG, from the exons ATGCTTGAAGCAGATATTATAATAAAGGAGGAAATAGATATTGATGACACTGAAATAAAACTCGAACTGGATGTAGAGGAAAGTGAAACGGATTCGCAATTATCATGCG CTGGCAGTGGAATGCTAAAAATTATCGAAGAGCGGCCAAATATGATAACGGTACCGCTCAATGAACACAAATCTGAAGacgaaataaattttatagcgaCGCTCGATCAGCAAAAGAAGGTAATACATAAcctaaatatatacacacacacacacacagccgaTTGTGACAATTTGCCTTTAATGAGCTTACAGTTATTTGGTGAGATCGAGAGCGAGACCGCTAATGAAACATACAAATGCGATGTTTGCAGTTTTAAGAGCGATAATTTAATGTTACTTGCTTCACATAACATCAATCATTTCCTGAATCGCCATTTTTGCCGCTATGGTTGTGGCTATTGCGGCACTACGCTGGAGGAGATGCTCGATCACGAATTCCGCAAACACGAAGGAGGCCGAAACAAGTGTCGC ATCTGTGCCATTGACTGTCAGGATAGCACTGGTCTTGCCAAGCATATGAACAGTCACTTTTTTGTGCGTCGTTTTGTCTGTGCTCTGTGCTGTGAGCACTTTGAAACGCGCCAGAGCCTAGTCCTGCATCGCCAGAATAATCCGCTAACTTGTGGACGTCTACAATACTTGGATATGCAGGATAATGTGGGCCAACTGGTGGCAGCCAGTAAAATGTACGGCAAACTAACGCCAATACCGCAAGGCGATGTGCAAATTAAGGAGGAGCCAATGGACACGGACCAACccgagctagagcaaccaatgCTAGCGgatatagaaataaaagcaGAGCCGATGGAGCCAATTCAAGAGCCGCAAAATAATTTGCCAATTAGCTTATCACAGCTGCGTAGTAAGTTACGTTTACCAGCCATAAAGAAAGCAGTGCAGCCTCAGGACTCTACAGCTACAGTGGTCCCTAAgcaatgcaatattttaagGATCAAGAAATTCGATAATCAGCAAGTCACACTTAAGAGCAATGCATTGAAGCTGTTACCCAACAATTGCATGTTGATCAAGTTGCCACCCAATACTAAAATCGTTAGGCTAGCGCCcaatgtaaacaacaacaacaacaactcgcaAAAGCCAAATCTTGTGATGATAAGCGCTAATTCAAATGTACCAAATGCTGCTCCAGCacccacagcagctgcaacgtcCACGCCATCTCCACCAGCTAACAAAGGCTTGACAACGTCGATGTCAAAGCGTgtcttaaacaatttaaatctGAATCGAAATGCCTGTTTCAATGCCATAGATTTGTATGAAAGTTTGCCGGAATCACGCAAGATCATTGAAGACATACAGAATAAAATACGCAGCATTGAGCaaacgctgccgctgcctggcAGTGTGCTCCAAAAAACAACGCAAAATAGCGAATTCAAATGTAATATCAATAAAGAGGACTTGCCGCCAAAGGTGCTCATGCTGGcgctaaacaataaaagccaTGAAAAAGTGAATATGTTACGCAACACCTTCAAGAGTTTTCGCTTTCACTGGGAGTGTCCAAAGTGTGGGCGCTGCTATGAAGTATTTCCGAGCTTTTATTCGCATCTACAGGACAAGCATGGGTTGTCCAAGGAAGAGTTGCAGAAAACGCTGGTGACTGTGAAAAGTTTTAAGA AGCAAGAATTCTTATCGCCATCGACTGCAACTACTGTGCCCGCAGAAGAAacaaaaccagcagcagctgttgctgctccaccAGTCACttcaacaaaagctgcagaaACGATTACAGCTAATTCCGCTACGCCTGCGCCTGCTGCCACCTCAGCCACTGTTGCTACTTTGGCAGCTGTGCCTAAGCCaaaagcttcagcttcagctgatGATACTTCTACCTCGACGACCAATTCCACTGTACAGCGTGCAGGTGAAATACGTTGTGAGCAGTGCTCCAAGACCTATACGACTGTAGGCGGTCTGCGCATTCATATGCTCATACATACAGGTGAACTGCCGCACAAATGCAACTACTGTGAGAAACGTTTTCGCACGCCAGGACAGGTGCGTGTTCATCATCGTCGGCATACAGGCGAGAAGCCCTTCAAGTGTAAG ATCTGTTCACTGGACTTTACTCATCGCGAGACTTTGATTTCCCATCTATCGCGTCACATTGGCATGAAACGTTACAAATGTTATGGCTGCGACAAGTACTTTGTGGTTGTCAGTGGCTTGCGCGCACATCGTCGCCTACGGCCGGACACCTGTGGCAAGGTAAAGTTTACGGCGCGTGCTCATGGACCACGCGTGCGTGTGATTAAAGGAGAAGTGGTCTTTGAACCGCAGCCCGAGCACAACGGTTATTTGCGTAGTGAAGATCCGTTGAATATATTGTCTGAGATACAAAGCAATGACGCTGAGTCAGCAGAGGATGAAGCAGCCATGGGTtaa
- the LOC108598492 gene encoding zinc finger protein 236 isoform X3: MLEADIIIKEEIDIDDTEIKLELDVEESETDSQLSCGKYKAGSGMLKIIEERPNMITVPLNEHKSEDEINFIATLDQQKKLFGEIESETANETYKCDVCSFKSDNLMLLASHNINHFLNRHFCRYGCGYCGTTLEEMLDHEFRKHEGGRNKCRICAIDCQDSTGLAKHMNSHFFVRRFVCALCCEHFETRQSLVLHRQNNPLTCGRLQYLDMQDNVGQLVAASKMYGKLTPIPQGDVQIKEEPMDTDQPELEQPMLADIEIKAEPMEPIQEPQNNLPISLSQLRSKLRLPAIKKAVQPQDSTATVVPKQCNILRIKKFDNQQVTLKSNALKLLPNNCMLIKLPPNTKIVRLAPNVNNNNNNSQKPNLVMISANSNVPNAAPAPTAAATSTPSPPANKGLTTSMSKRVLNNLNLNRNACFNAIDLYESLPESRKIIEDIQNKIRSIEQTLPLPGSVLQKTTQNSEFKCNINKEDLPPKVLMLALNNKSHEKVNMLRNTFKSFRFHWECPKCGRCYEVFPSFYSHLQDKHGLSKEELQKTLVTVKSFKKQEFLSPSTATTVPAEETKPAAAVAAPPVTSTKAAETITANSATPAPAATSATVATLAAVPKPKASASADDTSTSTTNSTVQRAGEIRCEQCSKTYTTVGGLRIHMLIHTGELPHKCNYCEKRFRTPGQVRVHHRRHTGEKPFKCKICSLDFTHRETLISHLSRHIGMKRYKCYGCDKYFVVVSGLRAHRRLRPDTCGKVKFTARAHGPRVRVIKGEVVFEPQPEHNGYLRSEDPLNILSEIQSNDAESAEDEAAMG; the protein is encoded by the exons ATGCTTGAAGCAGATATTATAATAAAGGAGGAAATAGATATTGATGACACTGAAATAAAACTCGAACTGGATGTAGAGGAAAGTGAAACGGATTCGCAATTATCATGCGGTAAATATAAGG CTGGCAGTGGAATGCTAAAAATTATCGAAGAGCGGCCAAATATGATAACGGTACCGCTCAATGAACACAAATCTGAAGacgaaataaattttatagcgaCGCTCGATCAGCAAAAGAAG TTATTTGGTGAGATCGAGAGCGAGACCGCTAATGAAACATACAAATGCGATGTTTGCAGTTTTAAGAGCGATAATTTAATGTTACTTGCTTCACATAACATCAATCATTTCCTGAATCGCCATTTTTGCCGCTATGGTTGTGGCTATTGCGGCACTACGCTGGAGGAGATGCTCGATCACGAATTCCGCAAACACGAAGGAGGCCGAAACAAGTGTCGC ATCTGTGCCATTGACTGTCAGGATAGCACTGGTCTTGCCAAGCATATGAACAGTCACTTTTTTGTGCGTCGTTTTGTCTGTGCTCTGTGCTGTGAGCACTTTGAAACGCGCCAGAGCCTAGTCCTGCATCGCCAGAATAATCCGCTAACTTGTGGACGTCTACAATACTTGGATATGCAGGATAATGTGGGCCAACTGGTGGCAGCCAGTAAAATGTACGGCAAACTAACGCCAATACCGCAAGGCGATGTGCAAATTAAGGAGGAGCCAATGGACACGGACCAACccgagctagagcaaccaatgCTAGCGgatatagaaataaaagcaGAGCCGATGGAGCCAATTCAAGAGCCGCAAAATAATTTGCCAATTAGCTTATCACAGCTGCGTAGTAAGTTACGTTTACCAGCCATAAAGAAAGCAGTGCAGCCTCAGGACTCTACAGCTACAGTGGTCCCTAAgcaatgcaatattttaagGATCAAGAAATTCGATAATCAGCAAGTCACACTTAAGAGCAATGCATTGAAGCTGTTACCCAACAATTGCATGTTGATCAAGTTGCCACCCAATACTAAAATCGTTAGGCTAGCGCCcaatgtaaacaacaacaacaacaactcgcaAAAGCCAAATCTTGTGATGATAAGCGCTAATTCAAATGTACCAAATGCTGCTCCAGCacccacagcagctgcaacgtcCACGCCATCTCCACCAGCTAACAAAGGCTTGACAACGTCGATGTCAAAGCGTgtcttaaacaatttaaatctGAATCGAAATGCCTGTTTCAATGCCATAGATTTGTATGAAAGTTTGCCGGAATCACGCAAGATCATTGAAGACATACAGAATAAAATACGCAGCATTGAGCaaacgctgccgctgcctggcAGTGTGCTCCAAAAAACAACGCAAAATAGCGAATTCAAATGTAATATCAATAAAGAGGACTTGCCGCCAAAGGTGCTCATGCTGGcgctaaacaataaaagccaTGAAAAAGTGAATATGTTACGCAACACCTTCAAGAGTTTTCGCTTTCACTGGGAGTGTCCAAAGTGTGGGCGCTGCTATGAAGTATTTCCGAGCTTTTATTCGCATCTACAGGACAAGCATGGGTTGTCCAAGGAAGAGTTGCAGAAAACGCTGGTGACTGTGAAAAGTTTTAAGA AGCAAGAATTCTTATCGCCATCGACTGCAACTACTGTGCCCGCAGAAGAAacaaaaccagcagcagctgttgctgctccaccAGTCACttcaacaaaagctgcagaaACGATTACAGCTAATTCCGCTACGCCTGCGCCTGCTGCCACCTCAGCCACTGTTGCTACTTTGGCAGCTGTGCCTAAGCCaaaagcttcagcttcagctgatGATACTTCTACCTCGACGACCAATTCCACTGTACAGCGTGCAGGTGAAATACGTTGTGAGCAGTGCTCCAAGACCTATACGACTGTAGGCGGTCTGCGCATTCATATGCTCATACATACAGGTGAACTGCCGCACAAATGCAACTACTGTGAGAAACGTTTTCGCACGCCAGGACAGGTGCGTGTTCATCATCGTCGGCATACAGGCGAGAAGCCCTTCAAGTGTAAG ATCTGTTCACTGGACTTTACTCATCGCGAGACTTTGATTTCCCATCTATCGCGTCACATTGGCATGAAACGTTACAAATGTTATGGCTGCGACAAGTACTTTGTGGTTGTCAGTGGCTTGCGCGCACATCGTCGCCTACGGCCGGACACCTGTGGCAAGGTAAAGTTTACGGCGCGTGCTCATGGACCACGCGTGCGTGTGATTAAAGGAGAAGTGGTCTTTGAACCGCAGCCCGAGCACAACGGTTATTTGCGTAGTGAAGATCCGTTGAATATATTGTCTGAGATACAAAGCAATGACGCTGAGTCAGCAGAGGATGAAGCAGCCATGGGTtaa
- the LOC108598492 gene encoding zinc finger protein 236 isoform X1, whose amino-acid sequence MLEADIIIKEEIDIDDTEIKLELDVEESETDSQLSCGKYKAGSGMLKIIEERPNMITVPLNEHKSEDEINFIATLDQQKKVIHNLNIYTHTHTADCDNLPLMSLQLFGEIESETANETYKCDVCSFKSDNLMLLASHNINHFLNRHFCRYGCGYCGTTLEEMLDHEFRKHEGGRNKCRICAIDCQDSTGLAKHMNSHFFVRRFVCALCCEHFETRQSLVLHRQNNPLTCGRLQYLDMQDNVGQLVAASKMYGKLTPIPQGDVQIKEEPMDTDQPELEQPMLADIEIKAEPMEPIQEPQNNLPISLSQLRSKLRLPAIKKAVQPQDSTATVVPKQCNILRIKKFDNQQVTLKSNALKLLPNNCMLIKLPPNTKIVRLAPNVNNNNNNSQKPNLVMISANSNVPNAAPAPTAAATSTPSPPANKGLTTSMSKRVLNNLNLNRNACFNAIDLYESLPESRKIIEDIQNKIRSIEQTLPLPGSVLQKTTQNSEFKCNINKEDLPPKVLMLALNNKSHEKVNMLRNTFKSFRFHWECPKCGRCYEVFPSFYSHLQDKHGLSKEELQKTLVTVKSFKKQEFLSPSTATTVPAEETKPAAAVAAPPVTSTKAAETITANSATPAPAATSATVATLAAVPKPKASASADDTSTSTTNSTVQRAGEIRCEQCSKTYTTVGGLRIHMLIHTGELPHKCNYCEKRFRTPGQVRVHHRRHTGEKPFKCKICSLDFTHRETLISHLSRHIGMKRYKCYGCDKYFVVVSGLRAHRRLRPDTCGKVKFTARAHGPRVRVIKGEVVFEPQPEHNGYLRSEDPLNILSEIQSNDAESAEDEAAMG is encoded by the exons ATGCTTGAAGCAGATATTATAATAAAGGAGGAAATAGATATTGATGACACTGAAATAAAACTCGAACTGGATGTAGAGGAAAGTGAAACGGATTCGCAATTATCATGCGGTAAATATAAGG CTGGCAGTGGAATGCTAAAAATTATCGAAGAGCGGCCAAATATGATAACGGTACCGCTCAATGAACACAAATCTGAAGacgaaataaattttatagcgaCGCTCGATCAGCAAAAGAAGGTAATACATAAcctaaatatatacacacacacacacacagccgaTTGTGACAATTTGCCTTTAATGAGCTTACAGTTATTTGGTGAGATCGAGAGCGAGACCGCTAATGAAACATACAAATGCGATGTTTGCAGTTTTAAGAGCGATAATTTAATGTTACTTGCTTCACATAACATCAATCATTTCCTGAATCGCCATTTTTGCCGCTATGGTTGTGGCTATTGCGGCACTACGCTGGAGGAGATGCTCGATCACGAATTCCGCAAACACGAAGGAGGCCGAAACAAGTGTCGC ATCTGTGCCATTGACTGTCAGGATAGCACTGGTCTTGCCAAGCATATGAACAGTCACTTTTTTGTGCGTCGTTTTGTCTGTGCTCTGTGCTGTGAGCACTTTGAAACGCGCCAGAGCCTAGTCCTGCATCGCCAGAATAATCCGCTAACTTGTGGACGTCTACAATACTTGGATATGCAGGATAATGTGGGCCAACTGGTGGCAGCCAGTAAAATGTACGGCAAACTAACGCCAATACCGCAAGGCGATGTGCAAATTAAGGAGGAGCCAATGGACACGGACCAACccgagctagagcaaccaatgCTAGCGgatatagaaataaaagcaGAGCCGATGGAGCCAATTCAAGAGCCGCAAAATAATTTGCCAATTAGCTTATCACAGCTGCGTAGTAAGTTACGTTTACCAGCCATAAAGAAAGCAGTGCAGCCTCAGGACTCTACAGCTACAGTGGTCCCTAAgcaatgcaatattttaagGATCAAGAAATTCGATAATCAGCAAGTCACACTTAAGAGCAATGCATTGAAGCTGTTACCCAACAATTGCATGTTGATCAAGTTGCCACCCAATACTAAAATCGTTAGGCTAGCGCCcaatgtaaacaacaacaacaacaactcgcaAAAGCCAAATCTTGTGATGATAAGCGCTAATTCAAATGTACCAAATGCTGCTCCAGCacccacagcagctgcaacgtcCACGCCATCTCCACCAGCTAACAAAGGCTTGACAACGTCGATGTCAAAGCGTgtcttaaacaatttaaatctGAATCGAAATGCCTGTTTCAATGCCATAGATTTGTATGAAAGTTTGCCGGAATCACGCAAGATCATTGAAGACATACAGAATAAAATACGCAGCATTGAGCaaacgctgccgctgcctggcAGTGTGCTCCAAAAAACAACGCAAAATAGCGAATTCAAATGTAATATCAATAAAGAGGACTTGCCGCCAAAGGTGCTCATGCTGGcgctaaacaataaaagccaTGAAAAAGTGAATATGTTACGCAACACCTTCAAGAGTTTTCGCTTTCACTGGGAGTGTCCAAAGTGTGGGCGCTGCTATGAAGTATTTCCGAGCTTTTATTCGCATCTACAGGACAAGCATGGGTTGTCCAAGGAAGAGTTGCAGAAAACGCTGGTGACTGTGAAAAGTTTTAAGA AGCAAGAATTCTTATCGCCATCGACTGCAACTACTGTGCCCGCAGAAGAAacaaaaccagcagcagctgttgctgctccaccAGTCACttcaacaaaagctgcagaaACGATTACAGCTAATTCCGCTACGCCTGCGCCTGCTGCCACCTCAGCCACTGTTGCTACTTTGGCAGCTGTGCCTAAGCCaaaagcttcagcttcagctgatGATACTTCTACCTCGACGACCAATTCCACTGTACAGCGTGCAGGTGAAATACGTTGTGAGCAGTGCTCCAAGACCTATACGACTGTAGGCGGTCTGCGCATTCATATGCTCATACATACAGGTGAACTGCCGCACAAATGCAACTACTGTGAGAAACGTTTTCGCACGCCAGGACAGGTGCGTGTTCATCATCGTCGGCATACAGGCGAGAAGCCCTTCAAGTGTAAG ATCTGTTCACTGGACTTTACTCATCGCGAGACTTTGATTTCCCATCTATCGCGTCACATTGGCATGAAACGTTACAAATGTTATGGCTGCGACAAGTACTTTGTGGTTGTCAGTGGCTTGCGCGCACATCGTCGCCTACGGCCGGACACCTGTGGCAAGGTAAAGTTTACGGCGCGTGCTCATGGACCACGCGTGCGTGTGATTAAAGGAGAAGTGGTCTTTGAACCGCAGCCCGAGCACAACGGTTATTTGCGTAGTGAAGATCCGTTGAATATATTGTCTGAGATACAAAGCAATGACGCTGAGTCAGCAGAGGATGAAGCAGCCATGGGTtaa
- the LOC108607915 gene encoding nuclear transcription factor Y subunit beta, translating to MSNSEDSQQYTNDATVKDEDEASGDESEDVMLREQDRFLPICNIIKIMKVPVPPNGKIAKDARECIQECVSEFISFISSEAIERSVAENRKTVNGDDLLVAFSNLGFDNYVEPLSVYLQKYRESNKSDRNLFLEGSCYMQCEDGSEAGKQ from the exons ATGAGCAACAGCGAGGATTCACAGCAATATACTAACGATGCTACAGTTAAAGACGAGGATGAGGCATCGGGTG ATGAATCTGAGGATGTTATGCTACGTGAACAGGATCGATTTTTACCCATTTGCAACATAATCAAAATAATGAAGGTCCCCGTGCCACCAAATGGTAAAATAGCCAAGGATGCCAGAGAGTGCATACAGGAGTGTGTCTCTGAGTTTATATCCTTCATTAGCAGCGAGGCCATCGAGCGCAGCGTTGCAGAGAATCGCAAAACCGTTAATGGGGATGATTTGCTGGTGGCTTTCAGTAATTTAGGCTTTGATAATTATGTCGAGCCACTGTCCGTTTATTTGCAGAAGTATAGAGAG tcgAACAAATCGGATCGGAATTTGTTTCTAGAGGGCAGCTGCTATATGCAATGTGAGGATGGCAGCGAGGCTGGGAAACAGTAA